From the genome of Coregonus clupeaformis isolate EN_2021a unplaced genomic scaffold, ASM2061545v1 scaf0713, whole genome shotgun sequence, one region includes:
- the LOC121563347 gene encoding OX-2 membrane glycoprotein-like: protein MSAALYSSLFILLIILPKGLSQSVRTQQVVTATLGEDAVLNCELMKTKDVRQVTWQKVTPGAIENVASYSKYGPDVNLHFKGKVEFEDEGLQNCSIIIRGVSRGDESCYKCLFNTFPDGPISGTTCLQVNELYGPSLLITQTNNSHTTLSCSATGRPAPIVTWDDMMIEHSTTVDVTHPNGTITVTTTATVAVSSLTDKEVRCVVSLSFSDVTKNASMVIPASDQASITGQSQVSDDDWISDAVAGSVVGSVCLIAVICVLVLLLKRIKETSSRKPPVTDPETSRTPLKTPPPSKQSNSSTSSPTSSPTKRRTTKNSSPSHIIQSLSSSDKRRMQPAQEAVKRNLSNDY, encoded by the exons ATGTCTGCGGCACTCTACAGCTCCCTGTTTATTCTGCTGATAATCCTCCCTAAAG GGCTCTCTCAGTCGGTGAGAACACAGCAGGTTGTCACAGCAACCCTGGGAGAAGATGCAGTCTTAAACTGTGAGCTCATGAAAACCAAAGACGTGCGGCAAGTCACCTGGCAAAAAGTGACACCAGGGGCGATTGAAAATGTGGCCTCCTACAGCAAATACGGTCCTGATGTCAACCTACATTTTAAGGGGAAAGTGGAGTTTGAAGACGAGGGACTGCAGAACTGCTCTATCATCATCAGAGGAGTGTCAAGAGGAGACGAGTCCTGCTACAAGTGTctgtttaacacctttccagatGGACCTATCAGCGGAACGACCTGCCTCCAAGTCAATG AGCTGTATGGACCCTCACTCCTCATCACACAAACCAACAACAGTCACACCACTCTGTCCTGTTCTGCTACTGGACGACCTGCTCCTATAGTGACCTGGGATGACATGATGATAGAACATTCTACCACGGTCGATGTCACCCATCCCAATGGAACTATCACTGTGACAACTACTGCAACAGTGGCAGTGTCCAGTCTAACTGACAAAGAGGTTAGGTGTGTTGTGTCACTGTCCTTCAGTGATGTCACCAAGAATGCTTCCATGGTGATTCCAGCTAGTGATCAAGCTTCAATTACTG GTCAATCTCAGGTCTCTGATGATGACTGGATCAGTG ATGCAGTGGCTGGTTCAGTGGTTGGTTCAGTGTGTCTCATTGCTGTAATCTGTGTATTAGTGTTGCTGCTAAAGAGGATAAAAGAGACCTCGTCCAG AAAACCCCCAGTAACTGATCCTGAAACCAGCAGAACTCCCTTAAAGACACCACCACCATCCAAACA GTCAAACTCGTCAACCAGCTCACCAACCAGCTCACCAACCAAGCGTAGGACGACTAAGAA CTCCAGTCCGTCACACAT CATACAATCCCTCAGCTCGTCAGACAAGCGCAGGATGCAACCAGCTCAGGAGGCTGTAAAGAG gAACCTTTCCAATGACTACTGA